Proteins encoded within one genomic window of Gammaproteobacteria bacterium:
- a CDS encoding nodulation protein NfeD, whose product MWAGAVTIFSILLGLPLAAQPLDPAASANPAGAAGTGLRLEIRGAIGPTTSDYIVRGIGTAEATGASLVIIEMDTPGGLDASMRDINKAILASTVPVATFVAPAGSRAASAGTYILYASHLAVMAPATNLGAATPVQIGGSTPDERPPADGAAARDGNDDRPPQPGSAPERKAINDAVAYIRGLASLRHRNADWAERAVREAASLTAEAALREGVIDFIAPDVEALLALADGRTVQVGKVDLVLDTRNLQLLRHDPDWRTRLLATITDPNVAYILLLVGIYGLLLEGYNPGTYLPGVVGTICLLLALFAFQLLPVNFAGLGLIVLGVALFIAETFVPSFGTLGLGGIVAFVFGSILLLDTGIPGFTVSRGLIGTVAGVASLALLGLLLALVRMHRRPVVSGLEGLIGKDAEVLEDFHGSGAVFVQGERWSARCNQPVRKGDRVRIVRVEGLLLHVEPAPPEQPG is encoded by the coding sequence ATGTGGGCGGGTGCCGTGACCATCTTCTCGATCCTGCTGGGCCTGCCGCTTGCGGCACAGCCGCTCGATCCGGCAGCCAGCGCCAACCCGGCCGGAGCGGCGGGCACCGGCCTGCGCCTGGAGATCCGTGGCGCCATCGGCCCTACAACCAGCGACTACATCGTGCGTGGCATCGGCACGGCCGAAGCCACCGGTGCCAGCCTGGTGATCATCGAGATGGATACGCCTGGAGGCCTGGATGCGTCCATGCGGGACATCAACAAGGCGATCCTGGCATCGACGGTGCCGGTGGCGACTTTCGTCGCCCCGGCAGGCTCCAGGGCGGCCAGCGCCGGAACCTACATCCTTTATGCCAGCCACCTTGCAGTGATGGCGCCGGCCACCAACCTCGGTGCGGCGACCCCTGTGCAGATCGGCGGCAGCACGCCCGACGAGCGCCCGCCAGCCGATGGCGCTGCCGCCCGCGACGGCAATGACGACCGGCCACCACAGCCCGGTTCCGCGCCGGAACGCAAGGCCATCAACGACGCCGTCGCCTATATCCGCGGCCTGGCTTCGCTGCGCCATCGCAACGCGGACTGGGCCGAGCGTGCCGTGCGTGAAGCCGCCAGCCTCACCGCGGAAGCAGCGCTACGCGAAGGCGTCATCGACTTCATCGCGCCGGATGTCGAGGCCCTCCTCGCCCTGGCCGATGGCCGCACGGTGCAGGTCGGCAAGGTGGATCTCGTCCTCGACACCCGGAACCTGCAGCTGCTGCGCCACGATCCGGACTGGCGGACCCGGCTGCTGGCGACGATCACCGACCCGAACGTTGCCTACATCCTGCTCCTGGTGGGCATATACGGGCTGCTGCTCGAAGGCTACAACCCAGGCACCTACCTGCCAGGTGTGGTGGGCACGATCTGCCTGCTGCTGGCGCTGTTTGCCTTCCAGCTCCTGCCGGTGAACTTCGCCGGGCTGGGTCTGATCGTGCTTGGCGTGGCGCTGTTCATCGCCGAGACCTTCGTGCCCAGCTTCGGCACTCTCGGACTGGGTGGCATTGTCGCGTTCGTCTTCGGCTCGATCCTGCTCCTCGACACGGGCATACCGGGCTTCACGGTCTCCCGCGGCCTGATTGGTACCGTGGCGGGCGTGGCCAGCCTGGCCCTGCTGGGCCTGCTGCTGGCGCTGGTGCGCATGCATCGGCGCCCGGTGGTAAGCGGTCTCGAAGGCCTCATCGGCAAGGACGCCGAGGTTCTCGAGGACTTTCACGGATCGGGCGCGGTATTCGTCCAGGGCGAACGCTGGTCGGCGCGCTGCAACCAGCCGGTGCGCAAGGGCGACCGCGTGCGTATCGTTCGCGTCGAGGGACTGCTGCTCCACGTCGAGCCAGCGCCCCCGGAACAGCCAGGCTGA